The following coding sequences lie in one Paracidovorax avenae genomic window:
- a CDS encoding PepSY domain-containing protein — protein sequence MALDPAHPQAAPIRMPSPAPAAPGHRRRAFAWPGLRTAIFQLHWFVGITAGTLLVVIGLSGALLAFREEILDLINPGVRHVAPQAGPALAPPQLLEALARDGAAGRRVNVLTVQSTPGVAARVGFAALPGERRGETEYLHPYTGGAQPALRGDDFFEWVEALHRWLLLPREPGRVASGVLALCLLGLSLSGLYLRWPRHPLRWRAWLALDTHRKGRPFLWSLHAVAGTWVLAVYAGLTATGLYWAFDTVRDTVDAWAGQARPPRQAMAAPPRAAKAPAQADPARPMDLTAAWLAFSQRAPDWQTAVLRMPQRADQPLQILWLDRNAPHDRARHRMVIDTATGVVATDDRYGQRSAAVRALSTFYPLHMGTYFGLPGRIAVTAAALALPLFAVTGWMLYLGRRRQRKEAEAARQAVAVPAGPLTASGSANAADTVLVAYASQSGTAERIAQQTAAALHQSGLTSQVSALQQLAPEDLAGHARILVVASSFGEGEPPDTARRFMRLLQHGPAQGFLPLASVRYALLALGDRHYAHFCGFGHALDGELRRWGAQPLFPLIEVDGGDAGALARWREALTALEGARAWAADAPALQALPPSADLESWRLESRETLNPGSLGNPLVEITLKPALAGAPLHWPAGALVDLLPRQPADTVGRWLREAGLDGQAPVQADGAPEPLADVLARSVLPALPLPERLTPQACADALVPLAPRTYSIASLPEDGALQLLVRQERHAQGLGIASGWLTAHAPLGSIQTLRFVENPCFGLEGTEGRPCLFIGNGSGLAGLRSLLRARVRDGELRNWLLFGERQRAADTLCAEEIARWQDQGFLPRLDRVFSRDADAPHRYVQDALRAAVPELRRWLDDGAVVFVCGSAEGMGSGVDHVLSDALGAEGMDALIDAGRYRRDVY from the coding sequence ATGGCCCTCGATCCCGCGCATCCACAGGCAGCGCCCATCCGCATGCCCTCCCCCGCCCCGGCCGCGCCGGGCCATCGACGCAGGGCTTTCGCGTGGCCCGGACTGCGGACCGCCATCTTCCAGCTGCACTGGTTCGTCGGCATCACGGCCGGCACCCTGCTCGTGGTCATCGGCCTGTCGGGCGCGCTGCTGGCCTTCCGCGAGGAAATCCTCGACCTGATCAATCCGGGCGTGCGGCACGTCGCCCCCCAGGCGGGACCGGCACTGGCGCCGCCCCAGCTGCTGGAAGCCCTGGCCCGCGACGGCGCAGCCGGACGCCGCGTGAATGTGCTCACCGTGCAATCCACGCCCGGCGTGGCCGCACGGGTCGGATTCGCTGCCTTGCCCGGCGAGCGCCGCGGCGAAACGGAATACCTGCATCCCTACACCGGCGGCGCCCAGCCCGCCCTGCGCGGGGACGACTTCTTCGAATGGGTCGAAGCCCTGCACCGCTGGCTGCTGCTGCCGCGCGAGCCGGGCCGCGTGGCCTCCGGCGTGCTGGCCCTGTGCCTGCTGGGCCTGTCGCTGTCCGGGCTGTACCTGCGCTGGCCCCGCCACCCGTTGCGCTGGCGCGCCTGGCTCGCACTCGACACGCACCGCAAGGGCCGCCCCTTCCTCTGGAGCCTGCACGCCGTGGCCGGCACCTGGGTCCTGGCCGTCTATGCAGGGCTCACCGCCACCGGGCTGTACTGGGCCTTCGATACCGTTCGCGACACCGTGGACGCATGGGCCGGACAGGCGCGCCCGCCCCGCCAGGCCATGGCCGCTCCACCGCGCGCCGCCAAGGCACCGGCCCAGGCAGATCCGGCCCGCCCCATGGATCTGACCGCTGCCTGGCTAGCGTTCTCGCAGCGGGCCCCGGACTGGCAGACGGCCGTGCTGCGGATGCCCCAGCGCGCGGACCAGCCCCTGCAGATCCTCTGGCTGGACCGCAACGCACCGCACGACCGGGCCCGCCACCGCATGGTGATCGACACGGCGACCGGCGTGGTCGCCACGGATGACCGCTACGGCCAGCGCAGCGCCGCGGTGCGCGCGCTGTCCACCTTCTACCCGCTGCACATGGGCACGTACTTCGGCCTGCCCGGCCGCATCGCGGTCACCGCCGCCGCCCTGGCCCTGCCGCTTTTCGCCGTGACGGGCTGGATGCTCTACCTCGGCCGGCGCCGCCAGCGCAAGGAGGCCGAGGCCGCCCGGCAGGCCGTGGCGGTGCCCGCCGGGCCCCTCACCGCCAGCGGCTCCGCGAACGCAGCGGACACTGTCCTGGTGGCCTACGCCAGCCAGTCGGGAACGGCCGAGCGCATCGCCCAGCAGACGGCAGCGGCCCTGCACCAGTCCGGCCTGACTTCGCAGGTCAGCGCGCTGCAGCAGCTTGCGCCGGAAGACCTCGCGGGCCATGCGCGCATCCTGGTCGTGGCCAGCAGCTTCGGCGAGGGCGAACCTCCGGACACGGCGCGGCGCTTCATGCGCCTCCTGCAGCACGGACCGGCGCAGGGCTTCCTTCCGCTCGCATCCGTGCGCTATGCGCTGCTGGCGCTCGGCGACCGGCACTACGCGCACTTCTGCGGCTTCGGCCATGCCCTGGACGGGGAGTTGCGCCGCTGGGGAGCGCAGCCCCTGTTCCCACTGATCGAGGTGGACGGCGGCGACGCCGGTGCCCTGGCCCGCTGGCGCGAAGCGCTCACGGCACTGGAGGGTGCGCGCGCCTGGGCAGCCGATGCCCCCGCCCTGCAGGCCCTGCCCCCTTCTGCGGACCTCGAATCCTGGCGGCTCGAAAGCCGGGAGACGCTCAACCCCGGCAGCCTGGGCAACCCCCTGGTGGAGATCACGCTCAAGCCCGCGTTGGCCGGCGCCCCGCTCCACTGGCCGGCCGGGGCGCTCGTGGACCTGCTGCCTCGACAGCCCGCGGATACGGTCGGGCGCTGGCTGCGCGAGGCAGGCCTCGATGGCCAGGCCCCCGTGCAGGCCGATGGAGCGCCCGAGCCGCTGGCCGACGTGCTGGCGCGCAGCGTGCTGCCCGCCCTGCCGCTACCGGAACGTCTTACTCCACAGGCCTGTGCGGATGCGCTCGTTCCCCTCGCGCCGCGTACCTATTCCATCGCTTCCCTGCCCGAAGACGGGGCGCTGCAGTTGCTGGTGCGCCAGGAGCGGCATGCGCAGGGCCTGGGCATCGCATCCGGCTGGCTGACCGCCCATGCCCCGCTGGGCAGCATCCAGACGCTGCGCTTCGTCGAAAACCCGTGCTTCGGTCTCGAAGGCACCGAAGGCCGCCCCTGCCTCTTTATCGGCAACGGCTCTGGGCTCGCGGGCCTGCGGTCGCTGCTGCGTGCCCGCGTGCGCGACGGAGAGCTGCGCAACTGGCTGCTCTTCGGCGAGCGGCAGCGCGCGGCCGACACCCTGTGCGCCGAAGAAATCGCGCGCTGGCAGGACCAGGGCTTCCTGCCGCGCCTGGACCGGGTGTTCTCCCGCGACGCCGACGCCCCGCACCGCTATGTGC